The Streptomyces sp. CC0208 genome window below encodes:
- a CDS encoding sugar ABC transporter permease, with protein MTSTFLADKRSGPGTDLPPPESVRARGRGRRRALHWLTAVGFQLPALVLFIGMVLLPMLFALYAAFFRWGGFGMPSDYVGTDNFTDLFDNPIFLGDLWRCLVLVLLSLVLQLPFALAMAVLLNQKLRGRAVYRMLFFAPYVLSEAITGVLFSMVFAPDDGLADHVLGAVGLDGLGGLWFADPSYVMATLFLVMTWKYFGFHMMLYLAGLQSIPRELTEAALIDGAGAWQRFRNVTLPLLAPTLRISVFLSVIGAIQLFDLVWVITQGGPDHHSETMAVTMFQYGFKRYQVGYASAISVVMFGICLVFALAYQRFVLRRDLEGATTTMRGDGK; from the coding sequence ATGACCTCCACGTTCCTCGCAGACAAGCGGAGCGGTCCGGGCACCGATCTCCCGCCCCCGGAATCGGTCAGGGCCCGGGGGCGGGGCCGTCGGCGCGCACTGCACTGGCTGACCGCGGTGGGCTTCCAACTGCCCGCGCTGGTGCTGTTCATCGGCATGGTCCTGCTGCCGATGCTGTTCGCGCTGTACGCCGCCTTCTTCCGTTGGGGCGGCTTCGGCATGCCCTCCGACTACGTCGGCACCGACAACTTCACCGACCTCTTCGACAACCCGATCTTCCTCGGCGACCTGTGGCGCTGCCTGGTCCTGGTCCTGCTCTCCCTTGTGCTCCAGCTTCCGTTCGCGCTCGCCATGGCGGTCCTGCTCAACCAGAAGCTCCGCGGCCGGGCCGTCTACCGGATGCTGTTCTTCGCGCCCTACGTCCTGTCCGAGGCGATCACGGGTGTGCTGTTCAGCATGGTCTTCGCCCCGGACGACGGACTCGCCGACCATGTCCTGGGCGCGGTCGGACTCGACGGCCTGGGCGGGCTGTGGTTCGCCGACCCGTCGTATGTCATGGCGACGCTCTTCCTCGTCATGACCTGGAAGTACTTCGGCTTCCACATGATGCTCTACCTGGCCGGACTCCAGTCCATCCCACGGGAGTTGACCGAGGCGGCGCTCATCGACGGCGCCGGTGCCTGGCAGCGGTTCCGCAACGTCACCTTGCCGCTGCTCGCGCCCACCCTGCGCATCAGCGTCTTCCTGTCCGTCATCGGAGCGATCCAGCTCTTCGACCTGGTCTGGGTGATCACCCAGGGCGGGCCCGACCACCACTCCGAGACGATGGCCGTGACCATGTTCCAGTACGGCTTCAAGCGCTACCAGGTCGGCTACGCCAGCGCGATCAGCGTGGTCATGTTCGGTATCTGCCTCGTCTTCGCCCTCGCCTACCAGCGGTTCGTGCTCCGCCGCGACCTAGAAGGGGCCACCACGACGATGAGGGGAGACGGCAAGTGA
- a CDS encoding carbohydrate ABC transporter permease: MIVPLVYAALSGFKSTDELSSNPFGLPKHWLTSNYTDILGGGDFWRLLGSSTLIAVGTTVLVVALSALAAFSFARFAFRGREALFTLFTMGLMFPFAVAVLPLFLLLRYLGLLDNPLGVILPQAAFGLPMTIIILRAFFREIPGELEEAATLDGCSSFGFFWRVLLPMARPALGTVSVLAVVTSWNNFMLPLLVFTDNTWWTLPIGVQQFQGQYSAEYARVFAYLVLAMVPALAFYSVAERQLVGGLTAGATKG; encoded by the coding sequence ATGATCGTGCCGCTCGTGTATGCCGCCCTGTCCGGGTTCAAGTCCACCGACGAGCTCTCCAGCAATCCCTTCGGCCTGCCGAAGCACTGGCTGACCAGCAACTACACCGACATCCTCGGCGGCGGCGACTTCTGGCGGCTGCTCGGCAGCAGCACCCTGATCGCGGTCGGTACGACGGTGCTGGTGGTCGCCCTGTCCGCACTCGCCGCGTTCTCCTTCGCCCGGTTCGCCTTCCGCGGCCGGGAGGCGCTGTTCACGCTCTTCACGATGGGGCTGATGTTCCCCTTCGCGGTGGCGGTGCTCCCGCTGTTCCTGCTGCTGCGCTACCTGGGGCTGCTGGACAACCCGCTGGGCGTGATCCTGCCGCAGGCCGCCTTCGGACTGCCGATGACGATCATCATCCTGCGGGCCTTCTTCCGGGAGATCCCCGGGGAGCTGGAGGAGGCTGCCACCCTCGACGGGTGCAGCTCCTTCGGGTTCTTCTGGCGGGTGCTGCTGCCCATGGCACGGCCCGCGCTCGGCACGGTCTCGGTGCTCGCCGTCGTCACCAGCTGGAACAACTTCATGCTGCCGCTGCTGGTGTTCACCGACAACACGTGGTGGACGCTGCCCATCGGGGTGCAGCAGTTCCAGGGCCAGTACTCCGCGGAGTACGCCCGTGTCTTCGCCTATCTCGTCCTGGCGATGGTGCCCGCCCTCGCCTTCTACTCGGTCGCCGAGCGCCAGCTGGTCGGCGGCCTCACCGCCGGTGCCACGAAGGGCTGA
- a CDS encoding APC family permease — protein sequence MATTEHPPPSRLRSWMLEGLSDMGKGGGHVGPHAEPEPPHRGQPWYRVMCLTGVDYFSTLGYQPGIAALAAGLLSPVATIVLVLVTLAGALPVYRRVAEESPHGEGSVAMLERLLSFWQGKLFVLTLLGFAATDFLITITLSAADASTHLVENPHLTGTLHNQQMLITLVLVALLGAVFLKGFLEAVGVAVALVGVYLALNVVVVVVGLWHVLTAGHVVADWSSALTAEHGNVFAMVGVALLVFPKLALGLSGFETGVAVMPHVKGDPGDTEERPTGRIRDTKKLLTTAALIMSVFLIATSFITTLLIPAKDFESGGPANGRALAYLAHEYLGGAFGTVYDVSTIAILWFAGASAMAGLLNLMPRYLPRYGMAPHWARAVRPMVIVFTLIGFLVTWIFDADVDAQGGAYATGVLVLISSAAIAVTIAARKAGQRGWTIGFAVISAVFLYVTVANVIERPDGVKIGACFIAGIILVSLLSRLARAFELRVTSVHLDDMAERFIRDIASRKIRFIANEPDQRDQAEYREKVEQIRADNDIPGEDFVFVEVTVLDPSEFEASLTVRGEVLHGRYRVLTLESSSIPNALAALLLHVRDLTGCIPHMYFEWTEGSPFHNFLRFFLFGQGEVAPVTREVLREAEPDRARRPRVHTG from the coding sequence ATGGCCACCACCGAGCACCCTCCCCCGAGTCGTCTGCGGTCCTGGATGCTGGAAGGTCTGTCGGACATGGGCAAGGGCGGCGGCCACGTGGGCCCGCACGCCGAACCCGAGCCTCCGCACCGGGGTCAGCCCTGGTACCGGGTGATGTGCCTGACCGGCGTCGACTACTTCTCCACCCTCGGCTACCAGCCCGGCATCGCCGCCCTCGCGGCCGGCCTGCTCTCCCCCGTCGCCACCATCGTGCTCGTCCTCGTCACCCTGGCCGGCGCCCTGCCCGTCTACCGCCGCGTGGCGGAGGAAAGCCCCCACGGCGAGGGCTCCGTCGCCATGCTGGAACGCCTGCTGTCGTTCTGGCAGGGCAAGCTCTTCGTCCTGACCCTGCTCGGCTTCGCCGCCACCGACTTCCTGATCACCATCACCCTCTCCGCCGCCGACGCCTCCACCCACCTGGTCGAGAACCCCCACCTCACCGGCACCCTGCACAACCAGCAGATGCTGATCACCCTCGTCCTGGTCGCCCTGCTCGGCGCGGTCTTCCTCAAGGGCTTCCTGGAGGCTGTCGGCGTCGCGGTGGCCCTGGTCGGCGTCTACCTGGCCCTCAACGTGGTAGTGGTGGTCGTCGGCCTGTGGCACGTCCTCACCGCAGGTCATGTCGTCGCCGACTGGTCCAGCGCGCTGACCGCCGAGCACGGCAACGTCTTCGCCATGGTCGGCGTGGCCCTGCTGGTCTTTCCCAAGCTGGCACTCGGCCTGTCCGGCTTCGAGACCGGCGTCGCCGTCATGCCGCACGTCAAGGGCGACCCCGGCGACACCGAGGAACGTCCCACCGGCCGGATCCGCGACACCAAGAAGCTGCTCACCACCGCTGCCCTGATCATGAGCGTCTTCCTGATCGCCACCAGTTTCATCACCACCCTCCTGATCCCGGCGAAGGACTTCGAGTCGGGCGGCCCGGCCAACGGCCGCGCCCTGGCCTACCTCGCCCACGAATACCTCGGCGGCGCCTTCGGCACGGTCTACGACGTCTCCACGATCGCCATCCTGTGGTTCGCCGGCGCCTCCGCGATGGCCGGTCTGCTGAACCTGATGCCCCGCTACCTGCCCCGCTACGGCATGGCCCCGCACTGGGCCCGCGCCGTGCGCCCCATGGTCATCGTCTTCACCCTGATCGGCTTCCTGGTCACCTGGATCTTCGACGCCGATGTCGACGCCCAGGGCGGCGCCTACGCCACCGGCGTCCTGGTCCTCATCAGCTCAGCGGCGATCGCGGTGACCATCGCGGCCCGCAAGGCCGGCCAGCGGGGCTGGACGATCGGCTTCGCGGTCATCTCGGCGGTCTTCCTCTACGTCACCGTCGCGAACGTCATCGAACGCCCCGACGGCGTCAAGATCGGCGCCTGCTTCATCGCCGGCATCATCCTCGTCTCCCTCCTCTCCCGCCTGGCCCGCGCCTTCGAGCTGCGCGTGACCAGCGTGCACCTGGACGACATGGCAGAACGTTTCATCCGGGACATCGCCAGCCGCAAGATCCGGTTCATCGCCAACGAGCCCGACCAGCGCGACCAGGCGGAGTACCGCGAGAAGGTCGAACAGATCCGCGCCGACAACGACATCCCCGGCGAGGACTTCGTCTTCGTCGAGGTCACCGTCCTGGATCCCTCGGAATTCGAGGCGAGCCTCACCGTCCGCGGCGAGGTCCTGCACGGCCGCTACCGCGTCCTGACCCTGGAGTCCTCCTCCATCCCGAACGCCCTGGCCGCCCTCCTCCTGCACGTCCGCGATCTCACCGGCTGCATCCCCCACATGTACTTCGAATGGACCGAGGGCAGCCCCTTCCACAACTTCCTGCGGTTCTTCCTCTTCGGTCAGGGCGAGGTCGCCCCCGTCACCCGAGAGGTCCTCCGTGAGGCGGAGCCCGACCGCGCCCGCCGTCCCCGGGTCCACACCGGCTGA
- a CDS encoding PRC-barrel domain-containing protein, translating into MQTDIDPRNLIGRKAFDRNGTRIGTVDEVYLDDATGVPEWAAIRTGLFTRDAFVPLEPSELVDGSLHVPFDRTLIKDAPDFGVGRHLSPDQELQLYHHYGLDLATPPPFPDRNFGRLAGTEDVEA; encoded by the coding sequence GTGCAGACCGACATCGATCCGCGCAACCTGATCGGCCGCAAGGCGTTCGACCGCAACGGCACCAGGATCGGCACCGTCGACGAGGTCTACCTCGACGACGCGACGGGCGTGCCGGAGTGGGCCGCCATACGCACCGGCCTCTTCACCCGGGACGCCTTCGTGCCCCTGGAGCCGAGCGAACTGGTGGACGGCTCCCTGCACGTCCCCTTCGACCGCACCCTCATCAAGGACGCCCCCGACTTCGGCGTGGGCCGCCACCTCTCCCCCGACCAGGAACTCCAGCTCTACCACCACTACGGCCTCGACCTGGCCACACCACCGCCGTTCCCGGACCGGAACTTCGGCAGACTGGCAGGCACGGAGGACGTGGAGGCCTGA
- a CDS encoding extracellular solute-binding protein, translating to MGDPALSRRGFLAASAAAGLGMTALTGCGGDSDGGSSDGTTTVEWWNISTTEPAKSVWASLAKKFEAQNPKVKIKIVQLENDAYKSKMTALTASGKLPDIFHTWGGGVLKQQVDAGLVEDLTDRTKPWADGLLKVTKEPYIYDGKVYGIPFDMGMIGFWYNKKLFQQAGVSEPPSTWGGFLEAVSKLKAKNITPIALAGKEKWPGMYYWAYLAMRTAGIDALQKASEDKDFTGAGFVEAGRHLKQLVDLQPFQKGFLNAAYSTPTGQAAAVGNGKAAMELMGQWAPSVEADAGKGLGNDLGFFPFPAVEGGKGAITEVFGGGGGHALRRGAPQAAVDFLKFWASEATELELVKKTSVLPVLPNAEKAMTDPNLRLVQAQLKSATGFQLYLDQAYAPAVGQEVNDSVAALIAGSKSPEQVAQSITQTAKEEQ from the coding sequence ATGGGCGACCCGGCACTGTCCCGCCGTGGTTTTCTGGCGGCGTCCGCCGCGGCCGGTCTGGGCATGACGGCACTGACCGGTTGTGGCGGCGACTCGGACGGAGGTTCGTCCGACGGGACGACCACGGTGGAGTGGTGGAACATCTCCACCACCGAGCCGGCGAAGAGTGTCTGGGCGAGCCTCGCCAAGAAGTTCGAGGCACAGAATCCCAAGGTCAAGATAAAGATCGTCCAGCTGGAGAACGACGCCTACAAGTCGAAGATGACGGCGCTGACCGCCTCCGGGAAGCTCCCCGACATCTTCCACACCTGGGGCGGCGGCGTTCTCAAGCAGCAGGTAGACGCAGGCCTCGTCGAGGATCTGACCGACCGGACCAAGCCGTGGGCCGACGGTCTGCTGAAGGTCACCAAGGAGCCGTACATCTACGACGGCAAGGTCTACGGCATTCCGTTCGACATGGGCATGATCGGCTTCTGGTACAACAAGAAGCTCTTCCAGCAGGCCGGCGTCAGCGAACCGCCCAGCACCTGGGGCGGATTCCTCGAGGCCGTGAGCAAGTTGAAGGCGAAGAACATCACGCCCATCGCCCTCGCCGGCAAGGAGAAGTGGCCGGGGATGTACTACTGGGCCTACCTCGCGATGCGCACCGCGGGCATCGACGCGCTTCAGAAGGCCAGCGAGGACAAGGACTTCACCGGCGCCGGGTTCGTCGAGGCCGGCCGGCACCTCAAGCAGCTCGTGGACCTCCAGCCCTTCCAGAAGGGGTTCCTCAACGCGGCCTACTCCACCCCGACCGGCCAGGCGGCCGCCGTGGGCAACGGCAAGGCGGCCATGGAACTCATGGGTCAGTGGGCCCCGTCCGTGGAGGCCGACGCCGGCAAGGGCCTCGGCAACGACCTCGGGTTCTTCCCGTTCCCCGCGGTCGAGGGCGGCAAGGGCGCCATCACCGAGGTGTTCGGCGGCGGCGGCGGACACGCCCTGCGCCGGGGCGCACCGCAGGCGGCGGTCGACTTCCTGAAGTTCTGGGCCTCCGAGGCCACCGAGCTGGAACTGGTCAAGAAGACCAGCGTCCTTCCCGTGCTCCCGAACGCGGAGAAGGCCATGACCGACCCCAACCTCAGGCTCGTACAGGCGCAGTTGAAGTCCGCCACCGGTTTCCAGCTGTACCTGGACCAGGCGTACGCCCCCGCCGTCGGCCAGGAGGTCAACGACAGCGTGGCCGCCCTGATCGCCGGCTCCAAGTCTCCCGAGCAGGTCGCCCAGTCGATCACGCAGACCGCGAAGGAAGAGCAGTAG
- a CDS encoding endo-1,4-beta-xylanase — translation MRKNRLRLVGVLAAALVVTGLGAPAQAHGKPVTLADLAHRHGRYFGSATDNPELVDEPYKKLLGSEFDQITPGNGMKWYATEPEQGVFDWTNGDEIVNLARANHQKVRGHTLVWHSQLPDWITSREWTADELRPVLKKHIQTEVRHYRGKVFAWDVVNEAFNEDGTYRESVFYKTLGPGYIADALRWARQADPKVKLYLNDYNIEGIGAKSDAYYNLAKELKAKGVPLDGIGLQTHLALQYGYPTTLEDNLRRFAKLGLDTALTEVDIRMILPATEEKLAQQAQWYADLTDACLAVRRCVGITVWDYTDKYSWIPAFFEGQGAALPWDEQFQPKPAYYAIRAALK, via the coding sequence ATGCGCAAAAACCGTCTGAGACTCGTCGGAGTCCTGGCCGCGGCCCTGGTGGTCACCGGCCTCGGCGCACCCGCCCAGGCCCACGGGAAGCCGGTCACGCTGGCCGACCTCGCCCACCGCCACGGCCGTTACTTCGGCAGCGCGACCGACAACCCCGAGCTCGTCGACGAGCCGTACAAGAAGCTCCTCGGCAGCGAGTTCGACCAGATCACGCCGGGCAACGGCATGAAGTGGTACGCCACCGAACCCGAGCAGGGGGTCTTCGACTGGACCAACGGCGACGAGATCGTGAACCTCGCCCGGGCGAACCACCAGAAGGTGCGCGGTCACACCCTCGTGTGGCACAGCCAGTTGCCCGACTGGATCACCTCGCGCGAGTGGACGGCGGACGAGCTGAGGCCCGTACTGAAGAAGCACATCCAGACCGAGGTACGGCACTACCGGGGCAAGGTGTTCGCCTGGGACGTCGTCAACGAGGCCTTCAACGAGGACGGCACCTACCGCGAGTCCGTCTTCTACAAGACCCTCGGCCCCGGCTACATCGCCGACGCCCTGCGCTGGGCCCGCCAGGCCGACCCCAAGGTCAAGCTCTACCTCAACGACTACAACATCGAGGGGATCGGGGCGAAGAGCGACGCCTACTACAACCTGGCCAAAGAGCTGAAGGCGAAGGGCGTTCCGCTCGACGGCATCGGTCTCCAGACCCATCTCGCGCTCCAGTACGGCTATCCGACCACACTGGAGGACAACCTCCGCCGCTTCGCCAAGCTCGGCCTCGACACCGCGCTCACCGAGGTCGACATCCGGATGATCCTGCCCGCGACCGAGGAGAAGCTGGCCCAACAGGCCCAGTGGTACGCCGACTTGACCGACGCGTGCCTCGCGGTGCGGCGGTGTGTCGGCATCACGGTCTGGGACTACACCGACAAGTACTCCTGGATCCCGGCGTTCTTCGAGGGCCAGGGGGCCGCGCTGCCCTGGGACGAGCAGTTCCAGCCGAAGCCGGCGTACTACGCGATCCGGGCCGCGCTGAAGTAG
- a CDS encoding LacI family DNA-binding transcriptional regulator: MTAGEADAVPRGRVTITEIARQAGVSVPTVSRVVNGRSDVSPHTRARVEELLQQYGYRKRPAAPGTRAALLDLVFNDLDSPWAVEIIRGVEEVAHTEGVGTVVSAIHGRSGDAREWMRNLRARASDGVILVTSALDMVLHDELRVLGVPLVVVDPAGSPALDAPTIGAANWAGGLAATEHLLSLGHRRIGLIAGPPRLLCSRARLDGYRAALEGAGLTFDEALVVPGDFHPESGFAGCEKLLDLPEPPTAVFAASDQMALGAIEALRRRGLRVPEDMSLVGFDDLPEVRWSAPPLTTVRQPLADMGKLAVRTVLELARNQRPDSPRVELGTELVIRSSTAPPAGV, from the coding sequence GTGACAGCAGGCGAGGCCGACGCCGTGCCCCGGGGCAGAGTCACCATCACGGAGATCGCCCGGCAGGCCGGGGTCTCGGTGCCGACGGTTTCCCGCGTGGTCAACGGCCGGTCGGACGTGTCCCCGCACACCCGCGCGCGGGTCGAGGAACTGCTCCAGCAGTACGGCTACCGCAAGCGCCCCGCGGCCCCCGGCACCCGCGCCGCCCTGCTCGACCTGGTCTTCAACGACCTCGACAGCCCCTGGGCCGTGGAAATCATCCGTGGTGTCGAGGAGGTCGCCCACACGGAGGGCGTCGGCACCGTGGTCTCCGCGATCCACGGCCGCTCCGGCGACGCACGCGAGTGGATGCGCAACCTGCGGGCCCGCGCCTCCGACGGGGTCATCCTGGTCACCTCGGCGCTTGACATGGTCCTCCACGACGAACTGCGCGTGCTCGGCGTCCCGTTGGTGGTCGTCGACCCGGCCGGCTCCCCCGCGCTGGACGCCCCCACCATCGGGGCGGCCAACTGGGCGGGAGGGCTCGCCGCCACCGAACACCTGCTGTCCCTCGGGCATCGCAGGATCGGCCTGATCGCCGGGCCGCCGCGGCTGCTCTGCTCGCGGGCCCGCCTCGACGGCTACCGCGCCGCCCTCGAAGGCGCCGGGCTCACCTTCGACGAGGCTCTGGTCGTGCCCGGCGACTTCCACCCGGAGTCCGGCTTCGCGGGCTGCGAGAAGCTCCTCGACCTGCCCGAGCCGCCGACCGCCGTGTTCGCGGCCAGCGACCAGATGGCCCTCGGCGCGATCGAGGCGCTGCGCAGGCGTGGGCTGAGGGTGCCGGAGGACATGAGCCTGGTGGGTTTCGACGACCTTCCGGAGGTCCGCTGGTCGGCTCCGCCGCTGACGACCGTCCGCCAGCCCCTCGCCGACATGGGCAAGCTGGCCGTCCGCACCGTCCTCGAACTGGCCCGCAACCAACGCCCGGACTCCCCGCGCGTGGAACTCGGAACGGAACTGGTGATCCGATCGAGCACCGCACCACCTGCCGGGGTCTGA
- the gcvP gene encoding aminomethyl-transferring glycine dehydrogenase, with translation MTAHRIPLSELEQGIPFEQRHIGPDHEARAKMLAQVGYGSLDELTAAAVPDVIKNADALELPGARTEAEVLAELRSLADRNQVLDSMIGLGYYGTFTPPVILRNVMENPAWYTAYTPYQPEISQGRLEALLNFQTMVADLTGLPTSGASLLDEGTAAAEAMALSRRMGKNKKGLFLVDADVLPQTIAVIQTRAEPTGLEVVVADLSDGIPAEVAGREINGVLVQYPGASGVVRDIKPLIDQAHELGALVTVAADLLALTLLRSPGELGADIAVGTTQRFGVPMGFGGPHAGYMAVQEKFARSLPGRLVGVSVDADGNKAYRLALQTREQHIRREKATSNICTAQVLLAVMAGMYAVYHGPDGLKGIARRTHRYANILAAGLTAGGVEVVHGSYFDTLTVRVPGKAAEIVSAARRNGVNLHLVDADHVSVACDETTARAQVAAVWNAFGVEADIEALDAATEEALPDALLRGDDFLTHPVFHQYRSETAMLRYLRRLADRDYALDRGMIPLGSCTMKLNATTEMEPVTWPEFGQLHPFAPAEQAQGYLTLIQELEERLAEVTGYDKVSLQPNAGSQGELAGLLAVRGYHRANGDEQRTVCLIPSSAHGTNAASAVMAGMKVVVVKTAGDGEIDVEDLRAKIEQYRDELSVLMITYPSTHGVFEEHVADICAQVHEAGGQVYVDGANLNALVGLAKPGHFGGDVSHLNLHKTFCIPHGGGGPGVGPVGVRAHLAPYLPNHPMQPAAGPETGVGPISAAPWGSAGILPISWAYVRLMGGEGLKRATQVAVLSANYIAKRLEPHYPVLYTGPGGLVAHECIIDLRPLTKATGVSVDDVAKRLIDYGFHAPTMSFPVAGTLMIEPTESEDLTELDRFCEAMIAIRGEIEKVGAGEWDADDNPLRNAPHTAGALGGAWEHAYTREEAVFPAGVSVADKYWPPVRRIDQAFGDRNLVCSCPPLDAYDD, from the coding sequence ATGACCGCCCACCGCATTCCGCTCTCCGAGCTCGAACAGGGAATTCCCTTCGAGCAGCGTCACATCGGCCCTGACCACGAGGCTCGCGCCAAGATGCTCGCGCAGGTCGGCTACGGCTCGCTGGACGAGCTCACGGCCGCCGCGGTGCCGGATGTGATCAAGAACGCCGATGCGCTGGAACTGCCCGGTGCGCGCACCGAGGCCGAGGTGCTGGCCGAGCTGCGGTCGCTGGCCGACCGCAACCAGGTGCTCGACTCCATGATCGGACTCGGGTACTACGGCACCTTCACCCCGCCCGTCATCCTGCGCAACGTCATGGAGAACCCGGCCTGGTACACGGCCTACACGCCGTACCAGCCGGAGATCTCGCAGGGACGGCTCGAGGCTCTGCTCAACTTCCAGACCATGGTCGCCGACCTCACCGGGCTGCCCACCTCCGGAGCCTCGCTGCTCGACGAGGGGACCGCGGCGGCCGAGGCCATGGCACTGTCCCGCCGGATGGGGAAGAACAAGAAGGGGCTCTTCCTCGTCGACGCCGACGTGCTGCCGCAGACCATCGCCGTGATCCAGACCCGTGCCGAGCCGACCGGCCTCGAGGTCGTGGTCGCCGACCTCAGCGACGGGATCCCGGCCGAGGTCGCCGGGCGTGAGATCAACGGCGTGCTGGTCCAGTACCCCGGCGCCTCCGGGGTCGTACGGGACATCAAGCCGCTCATCGACCAGGCTCACGAGCTCGGCGCGCTCGTGACCGTCGCCGCCGATCTGCTCGCGCTGACCCTGCTGAGGTCGCCGGGTGAGCTCGGGGCGGACATCGCGGTCGGGACCACGCAGCGGTTCGGTGTGCCGATGGGCTTCGGCGGGCCGCACGCCGGATACATGGCCGTCCAGGAGAAGTTCGCCAGGAGCCTGCCCGGGCGGCTCGTGGGCGTGTCCGTGGACGCCGACGGCAACAAGGCCTACCGGCTCGCGCTGCAGACGCGTGAGCAGCACATCCGCCGGGAGAAGGCGACCAGCAACATCTGCACCGCGCAGGTGCTGCTCGCGGTCATGGCCGGGATGTACGCCGTCTACCACGGGCCCGACGGGCTCAAGGGCATCGCGCGGCGGACGCACCGGTACGCGAACATCCTCGCCGCGGGGCTGACGGCCGGTGGGGTCGAGGTCGTGCACGGGTCGTACTTCGACACGCTGACCGTACGGGTGCCGGGCAAGGCCGCGGAGATCGTCTCCGCGGCGCGCCGGAACGGCGTCAACCTGCACCTCGTCGACGCCGACCACGTGTCCGTCGCGTGCGACGAGACCACCGCGCGGGCCCAGGTGGCTGCCGTGTGGAACGCGTTCGGGGTCGAGGCCGACATCGAGGCACTGGACGCCGCCACCGAGGAGGCGCTGCCGGACGCGCTGCTGCGCGGTGACGACTTCCTCACCCACCCCGTCTTCCACCAGTACCGCTCCGAGACCGCGATGCTGCGCTACCTGCGCAGGCTCGCCGACCGCGACTACGCGCTCGACCGCGGCATGATCCCGCTGGGCTCCTGCACCATGAAGCTCAACGCGACCACGGAGATGGAGCCGGTCACCTGGCCCGAGTTCGGGCAGCTGCACCCCTTCGCGCCCGCCGAGCAGGCGCAGGGCTATCTGACGCTGATCCAGGAGCTGGAGGAGCGGCTCGCCGAGGTCACCGGGTACGACAAGGTGTCGCTCCAGCCCAACGCCGGTTCGCAGGGCGAGCTGGCCGGGCTGCTCGCCGTACGCGGGTATCACCGGGCCAACGGGGACGAGCAGCGGACCGTGTGTCTGATCCCGTCGTCCGCGCACGGGACCAACGCCGCCAGCGCCGTGATGGCGGGCATGAAGGTCGTCGTCGTGAAGACCGCCGGGGACGGCGAGATCGACGTCGAGGACCTGCGGGCCAAGATCGAGCAGTACCGCGACGAGCTGTCCGTGCTGATGATCACCTACCCCTCGACGCACGGTGTGTTCGAGGAGCACGTCGCCGACATCTGCGCCCAGGTGCACGAGGCCGGCGGCCAGGTGTACGTCGACGGGGCCAACCTCAACGCGCTGGTGGGGCTGGCCAAGCCGGGGCACTTCGGCGGTGACGTCTCGCACCTGAACCTGCACAAGACCTTCTGCATCCCGCATGGTGGGGGTGGTCCGGGCGTCGGGCCGGTGGGTGTGCGGGCGCATCTCGCGCCGTATCTGCCGAACCACCCGATGCAGCCCGCGGCCGGTCCCGAGACGGGCGTCGGGCCCATCTCGGCCGCGCCCTGGGGTTCCGCGGGCATCCTGCCGATCTCGTGGGCGTACGTCCGGCTCATGGGCGGCGAGGGGCTCAAGCGGGCCACGCAGGTGGCGGTGCTCTCCGCCAACTACATCGCCAAGCGGCTTGAGCCGCACTACCCCGTGCTCTACACCGGTCCCGGCGGGCTGGTCGCGCACGAGTGCATCATCGATCTGCGGCCGCTGACGAAGGCGACCGGGGTGAGCGTCGACGACGTGGCCAAGCGGCTCATCGACTACGGCTTCCACGCGCCGACCATGTCGTTCCCGGTGGCCGGGACACTGATGATCGAGCCGACCGAGTCCGAGGACCTGACCGAGCTCGACCGGTTCTGCGAGGCGATGATCGCCATTCGTGGGGAGATCGAGAAGGTCGGGGCAGGGGAGTGGGACGCGGACGACAACCCGCTGCGGAACGCTCCGCACACCGCCGGTGCGCTGGGCGGCGCGTGGGAGCACGCGTACACCCGCGAGGAGGCCGTGTTCCCGGCCGGGGTGTCGGTGGCAGACAAGTACTGGCCGCCGGTACGACGGATCGACCAGGCGTTCGGTGACCGGAACCTGGTGTGTTCGTGCCCGCCGCTGGACGCGTACGACGACTGA